The DNA window GTTATTGAAACAATATGAATCTGTGCCAATGTCATTAGCAGATGGATGCTTGGTACGCATGGCAGAGCAATTCTCCACTAGTTCTATCCTGACCCTGGATAGCGATTTTAGAATCTATCGCAAAGAACGGAATCAACCAATTCCGGTCATCATGCCAGTTGAGCGTTAGTCGCAATACCAAGGACGAAGGACAAAGGACAACTGCCATGAGTGATGAATTGATGGAATTGCCCGAAGGTTGGGAGTGGATAACGTTTGAAGGATTAGTTATTAATCATGATGGGAAAAGGGTACCTGTAAGTAGCACTGATAGACAAGAACGACAAGGAGATTTCCCGTATTACGGTGCCTCTGGAATTATTGATTATGTTGACGATTATCTGTTTGATGGTGACTTTCTACTGATTGCCGAAGATGGAGCTAATTTAATCAGCCGGTCTACCCCTATTGCCTTTGAGGCAACTGGAAAGTTTTGGGTGAATAATCATGCTCATGTTGTGGAACCGTTGAAAGAGATAATCCTCACCTCGTATCTACGAGATTATTTCAATTGCACAGATCTAAAGTTCTATATTTCCGGCTCAGCACAACCGAAACTTAACCAAAAAAATCTTAATCGCATCCCAATTCCCCTGCCGCCACTCAATGAGCAAAAGCGGATTGTTGCAGCGATCGAATCCCTGAGAGAGCGGAGCCAGAAAGCGCGATCGGCTCTTGCAGCCATCCCTGAGTTGTGCGACAAATTCCGGCAATCCGTCCTCGCCGCTGCGTTCCGGGGCGACCTCACCGCCGACTGGCGCGAACAAAACCCAGATGTTGAACCTGCTTCAGTGTTGCTGGAGAGAATTAGGGTTCAGCATACTGAGCTACCAGATTTCCTGGACTTACCTGAGCTTCCAGAAAGCTGGAGTTGGTCAAACCTTGGAGCAATGGGAAAAGTCAGCGGTGGTTTAACAAAAAATTCTAAGCGTGATGAATTACCTTTGGAGTTTCCCTATCTTCGTGTAGCTAATGTTTATGCTAATTCTCTAGACTTAAACGAAGTAAAAACAATCAAAATTCATGAAGGCGAATATAAGCGAGTGTTGCTACAGAAAGGAGATTTGTTGGTAGTTGAAGGAAATGGCAGTATTGATCAAATTGGTAGAGTTGCTTTGTGGGAAGGTAGTATTGATCCATGCTTGCATCAGAACCATCTTATTAAGGTCAGATTTAACCCTACTGAAATTGGGCAATACATTCTTCTTTGGCTTCTGTCGAATCAAGGACGGAAATATATCACTAGAGTTGCGAGTTCAACCGCAGGATTGCATACTCTGAGCCTTTCAAAGGTTTCCGCTTTACCAGTTCCTACTGCTTCTCAGCCTGAACAACAAGAAATTGTTGAGCGCGTTAAAACATTACTCAAAGTTGTAAATCGCTTCGAGCAACAGTTTTCTAAAACAGAATCCCAAGTAAATCTATTAGATCGCTCCATTCTTGCTAAAGCCTTCCGGGGTGAACTCGTCGAGCAAGACCCCAGCGATGAGCCTGCCTCCGTGTTGCTAGAGCGCATCCGTGCCGAGCGGGAGCAGCAGGCGCAGGGGAAAGCAAAGAAACCGGGGAAGAAAGGGCAGCGTACAATAAAGGCAGATCCTCCCTAACCCTCCTTAAAAAGGCTACCGTGTACACACAAGTCGGAAATCTGTGAACACAAGTCCTGAAACCCTTGCTCTGCCTCAACTTTGGAAATTGGCTGAAATCTCAATAATCTCGGCTTATTGAGAACCGGCAACGAGAAATCAAGGTTGTGGAGGATCAGGTTTTCGGAAAACGAATCAGCGATCGACTTGTGTGTACACCGTAGCCTTAAAAAGGAGGGAACCGAACCAAAACTGTCTCAAAAGTCCCCCTTTTTAAGGGGGATTCAGGGGGATCGTCTGAAATGAGGCACCACGACTATCACCCTATGACTCAAGCCAAACGGCGATTTCTGAGCTTTGACGAGTATCTGTCCTACGACGATGGCACAGAGAATTTGTATGAGTTATTCAATGGAGAACTGATCGAGGTGCCACCAGAGTCGGGATTGAATGTCGAGATCGCCAGCTTTCTGTTTGCTGTATTT is part of the Kovacikia minuta CCNUW1 genome and encodes:
- a CDS encoding restriction endonuclease subunit S; protein product: MSDELMELPEGWEWITFEGLVINHDGKRVPVSSTDRQERQGDFPYYGASGIIDYVDDYLFDGDFLLIAEDGANLISRSTPIAFEATGKFWVNNHAHVVEPLKEIILTSYLRDYFNCTDLKFYISGSAQPKLNQKNLNRIPIPLPPLNEQKRIVAAIESLRERSQKARSALAAIPELCDKFRQSVLAAAFRGDLTADWREQNPDVEPASVLLERIRVQHTELPDFLDLPELPESWSWSNLGAMGKVSGGLTKNSKRDELPLEFPYLRVANVYANSLDLNEVKTIKIHEGEYKRVLLQKGDLLVVEGNGSIDQIGRVALWEGSIDPCLHQNHLIKVRFNPTEIGQYILLWLLSNQGRKYITRVASSTAGLHTLSLSKVSALPVPTASQPEQQEIVERVKTLLKVVNRFEQQFSKTESQVNLLDRSILAKAFRGELVEQDPSDEPASVLLERIRAEREQQAQGKAKKPGKKGQRTIKADPP